One stretch of Eretmochelys imbricata isolate rEreImb1 chromosome 1, rEreImb1.hap1, whole genome shotgun sequence DNA includes these proteins:
- the LOC144277632 gene encoding olfactory receptor 52K2-like: protein MQETPFCLRLGHLLPYSMSDSNTTDFTNPSTFILLGIPGLEAAHVWISIPFCTMYAIAIMGNFTILYIVKMEPSLHGPMFYFLCMLAISDLVLSTSILPKTLSIFWFNSREIDFSACLTQMYFIQFFSVMASGILVAMAFDRYVAICDPLRYSTILTNPLVAKIGLAMVLRGSILVLPIPFLARRWPYCRTNIIPHAYCEHMAVVKLACADIRISSYYGLSVVFFVTGLDVFFITVSYIQILRAIFSLPTKDTQLKSLGTCSSHLCAILAFYIPALFSFLTQRFGRNVALHFHVLMANVSFLVPPMLNPIIYGVRTRQIRDRLRCFVSHKGT, encoded by the coding sequence ATGCAGGAGACACCGTTCTGCCTCAGACTTGGACACCTTCTtccctactccatgtcagattccaatacaaccgacttcaccaacccctccaccttcatcctgctgggcattcctggcctggaggcagcccacgtctggatctccatccccttctgcaccatgtACGCCATAGCCATCatggggaacttcaccatcctgtaCATTGTGAAGATGGAGCCgagcctccatgggcccatgttctatttcctctgcatgctggccatCAGCGACCTGGTCCTGTCTACATCCATCCTGCCCAAAAcactgagcatcttctggttcaattccagggagatcgatttcagtgcctgcctcacccagatgtacttcattcAGTTCTTCTCAGTGATGGCATCTGGGATTCTTGTGGCTATGGCTTTtgatcgctacgtggccatctgtGACCCCCTGAGAtattccaccatcctgacaaaccCCCTGGTGGCCAAGATCGGCCTGGCCATGGTGCTGCGTGGCAGCATACTCGTACTGCCCATTCCCTTCCTGGCGAGgaggtggccatattgcagaaccaacatcatcccccACGCATACTGTGAGCACATGGCTGTGGTGAAACTGGCCTGCGCTGACATCCGCATCAGTAGTTACTATGGCCTCTCTGTGGTATTCTTTGTGACTGGTCTCGATGTGTTTTTTATCACTGTGTCCTATATCCAAATCCTCAgagccatcttcagcctccccacaaaggacaCCCAACTTAAGAGTTTgggaacctgcagctcccacctctgtgccattttagccttttacatcccagctctcttctccttcctcacgCAGCGGTTTGGCCGCAATGTGGCCCTGCATTTCCATGTTCTCATGGCCAATGTGTCCTTCCTGGtgccccccatgctaaaccccatcatctacggGGTGAGGACCAGACAGATCCGGGACAGGCTACGCTGTTTCGTTTCTCATAAAGGGACCTAA
- the LOC144277623 gene encoding olfactory receptor 52N2-like — MQETPFCLRVGHLLPYSMSDSNTTDFTNPSTFILLGIPGLEAAHVWISIPFCTMYIIAILGNFTILFIVKMEPSLHGPMYYFLCMLAISDLVLSTSILPKTLSIFWFNSREIDFSACLTQMYFIHCFSVIESGIFVAMALDRYVAICHPLRHSTILTNPVVAKIGLALVLHGSIVILPFLLLARRWPYCRTNIIPHTYCDHIAVVKLACNNTRISRYYGLFVVFFVTGLDVLFIAVSYTQILRAIFSLPTKDVRLKTFGTCSSHLCVILAFYIPALFSFLTQRFGHNVPLHFHVLMPTYISWCPPC, encoded by the coding sequence ATGCAGGAGACACCGTTCTGCCTCAGAGTTGGACACCTTCTtccctactccatgtcagattccaatacaaccgacttcaccaacccctccaccttcatcctgctgggcattcctggcctggaggcagcccatgtctggatctccatcccttTCTGCACCATGTACATCATAGCCATCTTGGGGAATTTCACCATCCTATTCATTGTGAAGATGGAGCCgagcctccatgggcccatgtactatttcctctgcatgctggccatCAGCGACCTGGTCCTGTCTACATCCATCCTACCCAAAAcactgagcatcttctggttcaattccagggagatcgatttcagtgcctgcctcacccagatgtacttcattcACTGCTTCTCAGTGATAGAGTCTGGGATCTTCGTGGCCATGGCTTTggatcgctacgtggccatctgccaccccctgagacattccaccatcctgacaaaccCCGTGGTGGCCAAGATTGGTCTAGCTCTGGTGCTGCATGGCAGCATAGTCATACTGCCCTTTCTCCTCCTGGCAAGgcggtggccatattgcagaaccaacatcatcccccACACATACTGTGACCACATAgctgtggtgaagctggcctgcaACAATACCCGCATCAGTAGATACTACGGCCTCTTTGTGGTATTCTTTGTGACTGGTCTGGATGTGCTTTTTATTGCTGTGTCCTACACCCAGATCCTCAgagccatcttcagcctccccacaaaggacgTCCGGCTCAAAACTTTtgggacctgcagctcccacctctgtgtcatcttagccttttacatccccgctctcttctccttcctcacgCAGCGGTTTGGCCACAATGTGCCCCTGCATTTCCATGTTCTCATGCCAACATATATctcctggtgccccccatgctaa